In the Streptomyces sp. 3214.6 genome, GTGCTGCGACTGCGGGGAGGACTCCGGTACGACGGTGAGGTAGGCGGTGTGTCCGCCCGAGTCGTAGGTCACCGACGTCACCGACGCGACGCCTTCGGTGCTGCGCAGGGCGGCGTCGAGGTTGTCCAGGGCGAGCCGGTCCTCGGCGCCGTCGACGCGGGTCACCAGGGTCAGCGGGCCGTTGACGCCCGCCCCGAAGCCGTCCGCGAGGAGGTCGTAGGCCTGGCGGGTGGTGGCCGACTTCGGGGCGTTGCCCTGGTCGGAGGTGCCCAGGCGGAGGGCGAAGGTGGGCAGGGCGAGGACGGCGATGACGACGAGGGCGAGCGCGCCGAGCAGTTCGGGGTGGCGCTCCACGAACGCCGACCAGCGGGCGGCGAGGCCGGTCGGCAGCTCCGGTTGCGGCCCGTGCTCGGCGAGTCGGCGACGTTCGCGGCGGCTGAGGGCGCGCATGCCGATCCAGGACAGCAGGGAGGGCAGCAGCGTCACGGAGGCGGCGACGGTGAGCACGACGGTGAGGGAGGCGGCGATCGCCACGCCGTTGAGGAAGTTCAGCCGCAGGATCAGCATGCCGAGCAGGGCGATGCACACGGTGGCGCCCGCGAAGACGACGGCGCGCCCGGTCGTCGTCACGGCGTTGACGGCGGCCTCGGCGACCGTGAGCCCCCGCTTCAGCCCGCGCCGGTGCCGGGTCACGATGAACAGCGCGTAGTCGATGCCGACGCCGAGCCCGATGAGCATGGCGAGCATGGGCGCGAAGTCGGCGACGGTCATGGCGTGTCCGAGGAGCACGATCCCGGCGTACGCGGTGCCGACGCCGACCAGGGCGGTGGCGATGGGCAGCAGCGAGGCGGCGAGCGAGCCGAAGGCCAGGAAGAGCACAGCCGCGGCGACGACCACGCCGACGATCTCGGCGAGATGCCCGCCGGCGGACTCGGTCAGCGCGATCGCGCTGCCGCCCAGCTCGACCTGGAGCCCGTCGCCCGCGGCAGCCCTGGCGGTGTCGACGACGGCCTGCGCCTCGCCGCGGTCGATGTTCTCGGCGCGGTCCTCGAAGACGACGGTGGCGTACGCCGTGTGGCCGTCCTTGCTGATCTGTGCCCGGCCCTGGTCGTCGTAGGGGCCGGCG is a window encoding:
- a CDS encoding MMPL family transporter; translation: MAALARWCVRNRLVTFLLWLLVLGGTAAAAVVTGSAYSNDYEVPGTESGRATQLLTEGFPELGGDSDTVVWHTASGTVRAADVEQSMTRTLEKIADLPGVASVAGPYDDQGRAQISKDGHTAYATVVFEDRAENIDRGEAQAVVDTARAAAGDGLQVELGGSAIALTESAGGHLAEIVGVVVAAAVLFLAFGSLAASLLPIATALVGVGTAYAGIVLLGHAMTVADFAPMLAMLIGLGVGIDYALFIVTRHRRGLKRGLTVAEAAVNAVTTTGRAVVFAGATVCIALLGMLILRLNFLNGVAIAASLTVVLTVAASVTLLPSLLSWIGMRALSRRERRRLAEHGPQPELPTGLAARWSAFVERHPELLGALALVVIAVLALPTFALRLGTSDQGNAPKSATTRQAYDLLADGFGAGVNGPLTLVTRVDGAEDRLALDNLDAALRSTEGVASVTSVTYDSGGHTAYLTVVPESSPQSQHTSELVDRLRTEVLPRAEADTSLDVQVGGVTAGYDDFADVIVGKLPLFVGVVIGLGCLLLLLAFRSVGIPLKAAAMNVAAVAAAFGIVVAVFQWGWGSELLGLGRAGPIEPFLPVIMVSVLFGLSMDYQVFLVSRMYEEWLETGDNRRAVRVGLAETSRVINSAAVIMISVFLAFVLSGDRVIAMFGIALAAAVALDAFVLRTLLVPALMHLLGGANWWLPRGLDKRLPRISIEPPECRAAHERLAEVVEALEKEPRPDVRDIAG